CGGGTGTGCCGGCCGCGGCGGCGGACACCGGGGGGTTGGTCAGCGCGGCGATCGCCGCGGGCCCCAACTGGGCGAAGACAGCGGCCTGTTCACTACTCGCCGCGACCGGCGGCTGGTGCAGCTCGGCCACCCGCCCGTAGTCCTTCTCCGGCAGGCCGAGGCGGAAGTCGATGCCGAGCGGCCCGGTCACCTCCCGCTCCAGGAACGCCCCCGGCATCAGCCCCGACACCCGCCGGACGACCTCGCCGACCAGATGGCCGTAGGTCAGCGCGTGATAGCCGGACCTGGTTCCCGGTTCCCACCAGGGCTGCGTCGCGGCGAGCCGCTGTGTGGTCAGCTCCCAGTCGCAGAGCTGCTCCACCGAGTGCGGTTCACGCAGCCCGGCCAGACCGGCGCGGTGGGACAGCAGGTGCCGTACGAGGACCTTCTCCTTGCCCGCCGCGGCGAACTCCGGCCAGTACGCGGCCACCGGCGCGTCGAGATCTACCAGCCCGCGGTCGGCGAGTAGGTGCGCGCACAGTGCCACCGGTCCCTTGGTCGTCGACCACACGTTGACCAGCGTGTCCTGTTCCCACGGCCGGGTGCGTGCCGCGTCGGCCCAGCCGCCCCACAGGTCCACCACCGTCCTGCCACCGACGGTGACGGCCACCGCGGCACCCAGCTCGCCCCGTTCCCGGAAGTTCTCCTCGAACGCCCTGCGTACCGCCGCGAAACGCGCGTCGCAGTGACCGTGCACCTGTGCCTCGTACGCTGACATTCCCCTCCACCACTTCGCCGGGCCGGGCCGCCGAGGAGCGGCCCGGGCGCGAAGAACGTACCGACTGGTCGGACTTGGTGGAAGCCTGCGCCGGTGAAACGGCCGGATCAGTCGCCGGTCGGCGGCGGGATCAGAGGTACGAGCGCATCCAGCGCAGCTTGGCCGCCTCCTGGAAGGGGCCGCCGCCCTCGTGGTCGTTGAAGTCGTACACCTCGATCGTCTTGTCCTCGTGGCCCCAGGCGTTGAAGGCCGCGAACACGGTCGAGGGCGGGCAGGTCTGGTCCTCCAGGGCGGCCGAGAAGAGCGCGGGAGCCCCGCCGCGGGCGGCGAAGTGGACGCCGTCGAAATAGGAGAGCGTGCGCAGCGCCTGCTCGGTACGGCCGCGGTGCGTCTTGAGGTACAGGCCGATCTCCCGGTACGGGTGACGGTCCGTGAGCGTCGCCGCGCGGGGGTAGTCGCACAGGAACGGAACGTCCGGCGCGATGCCCGCCAGGTCCGGTATCAGGCCCCCCACCGCGATCGTGATGCCCCCGCCCTGACTGCCGCCGACGGCGACCGTGCGCGTCGGGTCGGTGAGCGGGTGCGAGCGGGCCGCCTCCACGGCACGCACGGCGTCCGTGAACACCCGGCGGTAGTAGTAGTCCTCCGGCGCGTCGATACCGCGCGTCATGAAACCCGGGTACGAGGGCGCGCCGCCCACCGGGTCCGCCGTACCGCCGCCCGCTCCCCAGGCGCTGCCCTGCCCGCGGGTGTCCATCACGAAGTGCGCCCGGCCCGTGGACGCCCACAGCAGATGCTCGTGCGGCAGGCCGCGTCCTCCGCCGTAGCCGATGAACTCCACGACCAGCGGCAGCGGTCCGTCCGCCCCGGCCGGCAGCGTCAACCAGCCCTTGACCGGATGACCGCCGAACCCGGCGAACGTCACGTCGAACACCTGCACGGTGGACAGTCCCGTGTCGACCGGTTCGAAGCGGGCGTCCAGGTCGTACTCACGCGCCTCCTGGAGCGTCTTGGACCAGAAAGCGTCGAAGTCCTCCGGCTCGGTGGACTCGCTGCGGTACTCGCGGAGTTCGTCGAGAGGAAGGTCGAACTGGGCCATGTAGGACCGCCTTGGGTGAGGAACGGCTGCGGAGACAGTGCGGATGATCACACTACGTGAGTGGTCGGAGGACTCGCCAGGTCTTTGCCGTAGCCCGTTCACCTGCCGTTTATCGGTCACATCACGCGTCGCGAGTCGCTTCACGCGTCGCGACGCGTCCACTCCGGCTCCGTACGGGCCCACTCCCGTTCCCACTCGGCCAGCCTGCGGCGCAGGGCGACCCGGCGCACGACGGAGTGGCCGAGGAGCACCACCACCACCACACCGCCCGCGGCGCACGTGCCGGTGGTGAGGGTGCGCTGCCAGACCCCGGTGCCGTCCACCGGCGGGGTCACGATCCGCCCCCGGGAGTCGAACCACACGTCCACGACCTCACCCGGCCGGGTGTCCCCGGGGACCCGTGCCGTCGCGGTGCGCGTACCCTCGCCCGGCTCGGTCCAGCGCACGGTGGCCCGGTACGCGTGCTGCCCGCCGGTCTGCACCGACGGCAGCGAGTCGCCCTTCCTGCCGACGACCTCGGCACGGACGCGATGACGCTCGGCCTGCCGCTCCGCCGAGACCGACCGCGCCTCGCCGTGGGCCCACCAGGCGGCGGCCGCCCCCACCAGAGGCGCGCCCACGAGTATCAGGACGGCGACCACCAGCACCGTCCACGCCTCGACGACATCCGACCGGCGCCGCAGCGGACTGCGCCGCCAACGCCAGCCGAGCACCCGGGTTCGCATGTCGACCTCCTCGCCTCACCGCGGCCGGAAGGCCGGACCGGCCGTGCGGTGGCTGCGATGCCGCTCCCTCCGGGTCACGTCACGCGTGCGAGTGCCCACACGGGTCCAGTACCCCCTCCGACACACCTCGATCGCTCGGCACGGCCCGGGTTGCCGCGTGCCGGAGCCCTCCGGCCGGGGTGCCCGGGCCGACCCCGGCGAAACACCGGGCCGCGTACCCGACGGAGTGCGTCCGGCCCGATGCCGAGCCGTACACCACCCCTGTGGCACCACCGGAGGGAGGGCCGCCTTCGAGATCAGCCGAACCGCTCGATCCGGATGCGCTCCACCGGCTGACCGGCCGTCACCAGCAGCCGCGAGGCGTGCTCGGCGAAGGAGTTGGAGCCGCACACATAGGCCTCCCACCCACCGGAAGGCTGTTCGGCCAGGAGCGGCGCCACATGTGCGGCCGCCATACGTCCCACCGGCACACCCTCCGGCGCGCTCCGTGTGAACACGGGCGTCGTCTCGGCGCCGAACTCCCCGGCGTAGATGAGCTCCTCCGGACCGCGCGCGGACACCAGCAGCCGCAGCGGCACGGCCAGGTTCCGCGCCCGGTGGTGCCGGATCATCGACATCAGCGGTACGACGCCGGATCCGGCGCCGATCAGCAGCGCGGGCCGGTCGCCCGGCCAGGCGAAGAAGCCGCTCACCGGGCCCCGCACCTCGACCCGGTCGCCGGGCCGGGCGACGGTGTGGAACCAGCCCGAGACCTCGCCGCCCTCGATGTGATCCAGGGTGAGTTCGACGTGCCCGGAGTCGTCCGGCGCGGACGCGATCGAGTAGTGGCGCTGGGCCACATAGCCGTCCTCGGCGGTCAGCCGCACCATCAGATGCTGGCCGGGCAGATGTCCCGGCCAGCCGGGCACGGCGAGCCGGAAGGTGGCGGCACGCGCGGTCTCGCGGCGGATCCCGGTCAGCGTGGCGGTCTGCCACACGGAGGCGGCCTGCTCGCTCACCGCGATGCGCCCGGGCACGGCGAACCGCGTGGGCGGCACGAACGTGTCAGTCACCGGAGTACCTCTGCTCCTCCCAGGGGTTGCCCCGCTCGTGGTAGCCGTTCTGCTCCCAGAACCCCGGCTCGTCGTGGTCGAGGATCCGCAGGCCCGCGATCCACTTGGCGCTCTTCCAGAAGTACAGGTGCGGCACCAGCAGTCGCGCCGGGCCGCCGTGCTCGGGGGCGAGCGGCCTGCCGTCGTACTCCCACGCGATCCAGGCCCGCCCGCCGGTCAGGTCGGCGAGCGGGAGGTTCGTGGTGTAGCCGGTGTGCGAGTAGGCGACGGCATGGGTCGCCGATCCATGAGGCCGGACCACATCCCAGAACGCGTCGAGGGACACTCCCGCGAACCGCACCCCGAACTTCGACCAGCTCGTCACACAGTGGATGGCACCCTCGTACGCCGACGGCGGCAGCCGGTGCGCCTCCTCCCAGTCCCAGGTGCGGGGCTGGTCCACCAGGCCGTCGATACGGAACGTCCAGTCGGCGGGCGCCAGGTCGGGAGTGACCTCGGCGGACAGGACGGGCCAGTCGTCGCCCGCGTCGTACTGGCCGGGCGGCAGACCGGGGTCGGCCACGCGTGGGCGCCCGGTGAAGCCTCGGGTGATGTGCATGCGGTGTGCCTCCGGACCGGGCCGACGGTGCCCCGCCGAGCCGGCGTGATCAGTGAATGCGTGTTCAACCGTACGTGCGGTGGGCTCCTAGGCGTGCCGATGGTCGGGCCGACCGGAGCCGGCGCCCGCGTTGTAGCGCACGAGGTAGTCGGCGAACCGCGACAGGTCCTCGGCCGGCCAGTCCGCCAGCCGCTCCCGGAAGACCGCCCGGCGCCTGTCGGTGACCTGGGCCAGGATGCGCCGGCCGGCCTGCGTCAGTTGCAGCACCTGGACGCGCTGGTCCTCCGCGTCGGGGCGGCGTTCGATGAGACCGGCGCGTTCCAGCGCGGCCACCTGGCGGCTGACGGTGGACTTGTCCAGGGCGTAGTGGGCGGCGAGGTCGGTGGCACGGCACCCGTGGCTCTCCTCCAGGTGCCCGAGCAGCGTGTACGACACCAGCGACAGCTCCGGGTGCATCCGCCCCGCCGCGGCACGAGCACGGCGGGCGAAGACCGTCATCTCCCGCTGGATGGTCTCCACGGCGTCGGCCGGCTTCACCCGGACCTCCCTCTCCACGTCGTTGTCCGGTCCTCCATGGTTGCACGGGCCAACAACCTGCCCCACCGCCTGCGTGCCGTACTGGCCGGCAGGCCCGTCGGGTAGTGTTGCCGCCGGCTGTGGACGGACCCAGCCGTCGCCGAACCGAGGAGGTGAGACCCATTACCGCTGTGTCAGCCCGGGTGCTCTCTTCTCGATGTCGCGCGGATCGCCGGCCGTAGGCGACCGCAGGAGCGCCCTTCGTATCTCGAAAGGCTCCTGGCTTCCATGCCCTCCGTGTCTCCCGTTCCTCCGTCCTTGCGTGACTCCGTCGTCGTCGCCCTGCGCACCGCGGGCTGCGTCTTCGCCGAGGACGAGGCCGAGTTGATCCTCGCCACCGCCCGCACCCCGGCCGAAGCCGCCGCCATGGTCGAGCGCAGGGTCGCGGGCCTGCCCCTCGAACTCGTCGTCGGCTGGGCCGAGTTCCGGGGCCTGCGCATCACCGTCGACCCGGGCGTCTTCGTGCCGCGCCGCCGCACGGAGTTCCTGGTCGAACAGGCCCTGGCCCGGGCGCCCGGCGCGGGTGTCGTCGTGGACCTGTGCTGCGGTTCCGGCGCCGTCGGCGCGGCGCTGGCCGCCGGACTCGGCCGCGTCGAACTGCACGCCGCCGACATCGACCCCGCCGCGGTGCGCTGCGCCCGCGGCAACGTCGCCGCAGCCGGCGGTCACGTCCATCAGGGCGACCTGTTCGAGGCGCTGCCCGGCGAGCTGCGGGGCCGTGTCGGCATCCTCGCGGCCAACGTGCCGTACGTACCGAGCGACGAGATCGGCCTGCTGCCGCCGGAGGCCCACGCCTACGAACCGCTGACCGCCCTCGACGGCGGCGCGGACGGCCTCGACGTGCTGCGCCGGGTCGCGGCCGACGGGCCCCGCTGGCTCGCACCCGGCGGCTGCGTCCTGGTGGAGACCAGCCGCCATCAGGCACCGACCGCCCTCGACACCTTCGAACGCAACGGCCTGACGGCACACCTGGCGGTCTCGGACGAGCTGTACGCCCATGTGGTGGTCGGCGTCGCACCGTAACGGCCCGAGAGCGCAGCCCGACCCCGGCGGTGCCCTGTCAGTCCGGTGGCGTCGCCCGCGCGATGAGCAGCGCCACGTCATCGAAGTTGTCCGGCTCGTGCAGGGTGCGCAGCAGCAGGTCGCAGACCTCCTCCAGCGGGCGGTCGGGCCCTTCGAGCAGGGACAGCAGTGTGGCGAGCCGGTCGTCGAGCGAGTCGCGCCGGGTCTCGACGAGACCGTCGGTGTAGAACACCAGCCGGTCGCCCGGCTCCAGGTCGACGGTCGTCGTGGAGAAGGCGACACCGCCGACGCCGAGCGGCACCCCGGTCGGCAGGTCGAGCAGCTCGGGAGGCAGGCCGGCCCGGACGCGCACCGGCGGTAGATGCCCGGCGTTGGCGATCCGGCACTGTCGCAGCCGCGGGTCGTGAACGGCGTAGACGCAGGTGGCGATGGCCTGTTCCAGACCTGCGGTGATCTTGTCGAGGTGTTCCAGGAGCAGGGCCGGATCGAGGTCCAGGGAGGCCAGCGTGTTGGTCGCCGTACGTAGCCGCCCCATGGCCGCCGCCGCGGGAATGCCGCTGCCCATCACGTCACCCACGACGAGCGCGGTCTTGCCGCCGTCCAGGCCGATCACGTCGAACCAGTCGCCGCCCACCTCGCTCGTGGCCCCGGCCGGCTGGTAGCGGGAGGCGACCTCCAGCCCGCCCGTCACGGGCGGATGGCTGGGCAGAAGGCTGCGCTGGAGGGTGAGCGCGGTGTCGCGGGCGCTCTGGTACCAGCGGGCGTTGTCGATCTGCACGGCGGCCCGCGCGGCCAGCTCGCGCGCCAGCAGCAGGTCGTCCTCGGTGAACGGCAGCGGATTGCGGGTGCGTTTGAGGTCCAGGGCGCCCAGCACCTCGCCCCGCGCGATCAGCGGCACCGCCAGATACGAGTGCACCCCGGCCCGGCCCAGCAGCTCGGCCGCCTCCGGGGACCGGGCGATGCGTGGCAGGTCCTCGTCCCTGACCTCCGGCAGCATCACGGCACTGGCCGTGCGCACACACTCGGTGACGAGCCGGTCGGGCGCGTACCGGGCCACCTGCCCGGGTGGGTCGGCCGCCTCCAGCGCCTCCGCGGAGTCGTACCCCTGGACCGCCAGCGCACGGATCACGGCCGCCTCGGCCGGGCCGAGGCTGGTGCGCCGGCCCTGCGCCACCGCGTCCAGCAGGTCGACGGCCGCGATGTCGGCGAGTTCCGGCACGGCCACGTCGGCGAGCTCACGGGCCGTGCGGTCCAGGTCCAGCGAGGTGCCGATGCGGGCGGAGGCGTCGGCGATCGTCGCCAGACGGCGCCGCGCGGCCTCGGCCTCGATGCCCGCGCGGTACTGCTCGGTGACGTCGACGATCGAGACGGCCACGCCCAGCACGGTCCCGAAGGCGTTCTCCAGCCGGTACAGCGAGATCGACCAGGCGTGGTCCTGGTGCGGGTCGGCCGGGGTACGGCCGATCGTGGACTGGTCGACGACCGGTTGTCCGGTCTCCAGGACCCGGCGCGCCGCGGCCTCCAGCGCCTCGACGTCCATCCGCGGTACCACCTCGCGGACCGTCCGGCCCAGGTGCTCCTCGGCCGGCACGCCGTTGAGCTCCTCCAGCGCCGGGTTGACCGAGACGTACCGCAGATCGGTGTCCAGCACGGCCAGCCC
This region of Streptomyces caelestis genomic DNA includes:
- a CDS encoding acetylxylan esterase, giving the protein MAQFDLPLDELREYRSESTEPEDFDAFWSKTLQEAREYDLDARFEPVDTGLSTVQVFDVTFAGFGGHPVKGWLTLPAGADGPLPLVVEFIGYGGGRGLPHEHLLWASTGRAHFVMDTRGQGSAWGAGGGTADPVGGAPSYPGFMTRGIDAPEDYYYRRVFTDAVRAVEAARSHPLTDPTRTVAVGGSQGGGITIAVGGLIPDLAGIAPDVPFLCDYPRAATLTDRHPYREIGLYLKTHRGRTEQALRTLSYFDGVHFAARGGAPALFSAALEDQTCPPSTVFAAFNAWGHEDKTIEVYDFNDHEGGGPFQEAAKLRWMRSYL
- a CDS encoding MarR family winged helix-turn-helix transcriptional regulator, whose product is MTVFARRARAAAGRMHPELSLVSYTLLGHLEESHGCRATDLAAHYALDKSTVSRQVAALERAGLIERRPDAEDQRVQVLQLTQAGRRILAQVTDRRRAVFRERLADWPAEDLSRFADYLVRYNAGAGSGRPDHRHA
- a CDS encoding serine hydrolase domain-containing protein, with the protein product MSAYEAQVHGHCDARFAAVRRAFEENFRERGELGAAVAVTVGGRTVVDLWGGWADAARTRPWEQDTLVNVWSTTKGPVALCAHLLADRGLVDLDAPVAAYWPEFAAAGKEKVLVRHLLSHRAGLAGLREPHSVEQLCDWELTTQRLAATQPWWEPGTRSGYHALTYGHLVGEVVRRVSGLMPGAFLEREVTGPLGIDFRLGLPEKDYGRVAELHQPPVAASSEQAAVFAQLGPAAIAALTNPPVSAAAAGTPGWRAAEIPAANGHGTARAVAELYGVFAGRGSFGGRRVLSPEAAERVREGQGSCRDLVVGAGFEGETEAGLGLWLSGANGSYGPNPRAFGHDGFGGSCGLADPEAEVSLGYVMNRMGPHIADDPRKTALVDALYSAL
- a CDS encoding Rv1733c family protein, with translation MRTRVLGWRWRRSPLRRRSDVVEAWTVLVVAVLILVGAPLVGAAAAWWAHGEARSVSAERQAERHRVRAEVVGRKGDSLPSVQTGGQHAYRATVRWTEPGEGTRTATARVPGDTRPGEVVDVWFDSRGRIVTPPVDGTGVWQRTLTTGTCAAGGVVVVVLLGHSVVRRVALRRRLAEWEREWARTEPEWTRRDA
- a CDS encoding putative protein N(5)-glutamine methyltransferase produces the protein MPSVSPVPPSLRDSVVVALRTAGCVFAEDEAELILATARTPAEAAAMVERRVAGLPLELVVGWAEFRGLRITVDPGVFVPRRRTEFLVEQALARAPGAGVVVDLCCGSGAVGAALAAGLGRVELHAADIDPAAVRCARGNVAAAGGHVHQGDLFEALPGELRGRVGILAANVPYVPSDEIGLLPPEAHAYEPLTALDGGADGLDVLRRVAADGPRWLAPGGCVLVETSRHQAPTALDTFERNGLTAHLAVSDELYAHVVVGVAP
- a CDS encoding sulfite oxidase-like oxidoreductase, which encodes MHITRGFTGRPRVADPGLPPGQYDAGDDWPVLSAEVTPDLAPADWTFRIDGLVDQPRTWDWEEAHRLPPSAYEGAIHCVTSWSKFGVRFAGVSLDAFWDVVRPHGSATHAVAYSHTGYTTNLPLADLTGGRAWIAWEYDGRPLAPEHGGPARLLVPHLYFWKSAKWIAGLRILDHDEPGFWEQNGYHERGNPWEEQRYSGD
- a CDS encoding SpoIIE family protein phosphatase encodes the protein MSAAGTPMAEGDEPMRAPARPSGLLDVLRVASVVLDAEGRIVLWSPQAEELFGYEAREALGQYAARIMVHEQHLDLVVKLFADVMGTGQSWAGAFPVRRKDGTTRLVEFRNMRLLDDQGEVYALGLCADQSTVHRLEREVALSTRMIAQSPIGLAVLDTDLRYVSVNPALEELNGVPAEEHLGRTVREVVPRMDVEALEAAARRVLETGQPVVDQSTIGRTPADPHQDHAWSISLYRLENAFGTVLGVAVSIVDVTEQYRAGIEAEAARRRLATIADASARIGTSLDLDRTARELADVAVPELADIAAVDLLDAVAQGRRTSLGPAEAAVIRALAVQGYDSAEALEAADPPGQVARYAPDRLVTECVRTASAVMLPEVRDEDLPRIARSPEAAELLGRAGVHSYLAVPLIARGEVLGALDLKRTRNPLPFTEDDLLLARELAARAAVQIDNARWYQSARDTALTLQRSLLPSHPPVTGGLEVASRYQPAGATSEVGGDWFDVIGLDGGKTALVVGDVMGSGIPAAAAMGRLRTATNTLASLDLDPALLLEHLDKITAGLEQAIATCVYAVHDPRLRQCRIANAGHLPPVRVRAGLPPELLDLPTGVPLGVGGVAFSTTTVDLEPGDRLVFYTDGLVETRRDSLDDRLATLLSLLEGPDRPLEEVCDLLLRTLHEPDNFDDVALLIARATPPD
- a CDS encoding ferredoxin reductase produces the protein MTDTFVPPTRFAVPGRIAVSEQAASVWQTATLTGIRRETARAATFRLAVPGWPGHLPGQHLMVRLTAEDGYVAQRHYSIASAPDDSGHVELTLDHIEGGEVSGWFHTVARPGDRVEVRGPVSGFFAWPGDRPALLIGAGSGVVPLMSMIRHHRARNLAVPLRLLVSARGPEELIYAGEFGAETTPVFTRSAPEGVPVGRMAAAHVAPLLAEQPSGGWEAYVCGSNSFAEHASRLLVTAGQPVERIRIERFG